The following proteins are encoded in a genomic region of Dyadobacter sp. UC 10:
- a CDS encoding CehA/McbA family metallohydrolase: protein MHVTICKALILLLICHSAVGQRLFSDQKVHHLRIGDKPQWAEFPAASDGGQLALTFDAKPVPGAQSLFVRHYSVELEWIVTLNDQKLGKLSEDEKDMISFFEIPAGLLKEGQNTLQIAPAKKPAANVSNDIRISEIFIESRPVNEVLSEATLELEVRDGENKLIPSRITIADKNGVLMPLMAKPGQELAIRQGFVYTGNGKAMISLPAGTYRIFATRGFEYAVDSALVTLKPGDVLKKQFKIKREVATDGWVSSDTHIHTFTHSRHGDATDEERILTIAGEGIELPIITDHNLYADLNPAARKLGLNAFFTIVNGIEVTTPIGHFNMFPIDLNSPVIDHKISKWDELPVNVMKVGHVKGIILNHARDLHSNFRPFDPSRHIASAGMTLTGWKFPANAMEVINSGATQSDIMRLYDDWFGLLNRGYSVTPAGSTDTHTVSRFLLGQARTYIKTADQDPAKIDITHAIDQFTKGRVMVSYGLLTELVVNKDYASSDTVQVSGKEISVSIRVSGPGWTTADQVALYANGKKIRETKIANGQKPGLKWTATWNIPAPEHDVHLVAIAEGPGEVGPFWQIAKPYQPTSTTWIKKVMGSSGAVFVDADRDKSWSSAHTYAERLIRESKEDIALLVKKLAAFDEAVAIQAAAIWQEKGHSVESLVNENILKSASVSTKSGFRTFAKEYQLSLAKP from the coding sequence ATGCATGTAACAATCTGTAAAGCGTTGATACTGTTGCTGATCTGCCATTCGGCTGTTGGTCAGAGACTTTTTTCAGATCAGAAAGTCCATCATTTACGGATCGGGGACAAACCGCAATGGGCGGAGTTTCCGGCGGCTTCTGATGGTGGTCAACTTGCGCTTACTTTCGATGCCAAGCCGGTTCCGGGTGCGCAGAGCTTGTTTGTGCGGCATTACAGCGTCGAGCTTGAATGGATTGTTACCTTAAATGATCAAAAGCTGGGCAAACTTTCGGAGGACGAGAAGGATATGATCTCGTTCTTCGAAATCCCGGCGGGACTGCTGAAAGAAGGACAAAACACATTGCAGATCGCGCCTGCCAAGAAACCGGCGGCGAACGTTTCCAATGACATTCGGATCAGTGAAATTTTTATCGAAAGCAGGCCTGTCAATGAGGTGCTTTCCGAGGCAACTCTGGAACTGGAAGTACGCGACGGTGAAAACAAACTGATTCCGTCGCGCATTACCATTGCGGATAAAAACGGCGTTTTGATGCCGCTAATGGCCAAACCGGGCCAGGAACTCGCTATTCGCCAGGGATTTGTGTACACAGGAAACGGTAAAGCGATGATCAGTTTGCCGGCCGGGACTTACCGGATTTTTGCGACACGCGGATTTGAATATGCTGTCGATTCGGCGCTGGTAACTTTGAAACCGGGGGATGTTCTTAAAAAGCAGTTCAAAATCAAAAGAGAAGTCGCGACTGACGGCTGGGTGAGCAGCGACACACACATTCATACATTCACGCATTCGCGTCACGGCGACGCGACCGATGAAGAACGGATTCTGACTATTGCCGGCGAAGGCATTGAGCTGCCCATTATCACAGACCACAACTTATACGCAGACCTCAATCCAGCCGCCAGAAAGCTGGGTTTGAATGCATTTTTCACCATCGTAAACGGTATCGAAGTCACCACGCCGATCGGCCATTTTAATATGTTCCCGATTGACCTGAATAGTCCGGTTATTGATCACAAAATCAGCAAATGGGACGAGCTGCCGGTGAACGTGATGAAGGTGGGCCATGTAAAAGGGATTATCCTGAACCACGCCAGGGACCTGCATTCGAACTTTCGGCCATTCGATCCGTCGCGGCATATTGCCTCCGCAGGGATGACGCTGACCGGCTGGAAATTCCCGGCCAATGCCATGGAAGTCATCAATTCGGGTGCGACGCAATCGGATATTATGCGGCTTTACGATGACTGGTTTGGCTTGCTCAACCGCGGATATTCCGTGACTCCGGCAGGCAGTACCGACACGCACACGGTGAGCCGGTTCCTGCTCGGACAGGCGCGGACTTACATCAAAACCGCCGATCAAGACCCGGCGAAAATCGATATTACCCACGCGATTGATCAGTTCACCAAAGGCAGGGTGATGGTCAGTTATGGATTGCTAACCGAGCTGGTTGTCAACAAAGACTACGCTTCCAGCGATACTGTGCAGGTTTCAGGAAAGGAAATATCCGTTTCCATCCGCGTTTCCGGCCCCGGCTGGACTACTGCCGACCAAGTTGCCTTGTATGCAAACGGAAAAAAGATCAGAGAGACAAAGATCGCTAACGGACAAAAGCCCGGTTTGAAATGGACGGCAACCTGGAATATTCCCGCGCCGGAACATGACGTGCATCTCGTCGCTATTGCCGAAGGTCCGGGTGAGGTTGGCCCGTTCTGGCAGATTGCCAAACCGTATCAGCCCACTTCAACAACCTGGATTAAAAAAGTAATGGGTTCGTCGGGGGCGGTTTTCGTTGACGCGGATCGGGATAAAAGCTGGTCGAGCGCGCATACTTATGCTGAAAGGCTCATTCGTGAGTCGAAAGAAGATATTGCGCTCCTCGTCAAAAAACTGGCTGCTTTTGATGAAGCGGTGGCGATTCAGGCGGCGGCAATCTGGCAGGAAAAAGGGCATTCTGTGGAAAGTCTGGTGAATGAAAATATTTTGAAATCAGCCTCAGTCAGCACAAAATCTGGGTTCCGGACTTTCGCGAAAGAGTATCAGCTTTCCTTGGCAAAACCTTAA
- a CDS encoding TonB-dependent receptor — MKNLRDYVPNLNLIMRITCVQLTLLLIFTSLSFASTGVAQELLNRPVSIDVEEKDLAVVLNRIAEVAKVKFSYVPQMVRGEKKVSLVASKERLEVVLDRLLTPLEIDYKVSGDYIVLRKEPNKKASSVAPQAVPAFRAEINITGKVTDEQGEPLPGVSVILKGTQRGTTTNTEGAFDFDVPDQSAVLIFSFVGYTAQEVSVGNRTTLSVKLSGEDKALNEVVVVGYSSKNQTQLSSSVSVVSAEKLRGVTSPNLGNLLQGRASGVMVSASTGQPGATPAVRIRGNGTISAGADPLYVVDGVIGGTANPSDIESVTILKDAAATGLYGSRAANGVIVITTKSGKSGKTRINVNTSLGVSTISRGNFKMMNRQQYYDYTRPIYVNDYNGKRQAFINDLSKTTPNPTEDQINAFLKTKGLATSLDAYLNTNFPASLLNYDTDWSDLVYRKGVTQNYEVSASGGDEKTRFYIGGNYFNEQGTMTNSGYKRFNVRMNLDHQINQKVRISGRLNGRMDYTQFDYSGERGGAFTTFYNLPTDRPYNDDGSIRIGTEPDWFGRDRFNFLFPMQYNYSTARSSGVQGDFVLNYDINDWLSFSSTNRVDLNNSRAEIYDDPRTLTGGIRKGLLRNNLLYSQTLLNSNLFKASKNFGAHSIGGLIGAEFQGNYGDFTNSSGGGVPSGLNVMDVSATPVAIAGSKNRSAFNSYFTQADYNYNNKYFATASFRMDGSSKFGENNQYGNFWAVGGSWIVTNENFMPKSNTITLLKLRGSYGTTGNANITDFITRALYSFSTQYAGTSGAIPARLANPDLSWEKAYTTNVGLNIGFFNRIDLSIDAYQRNTKNLLFDVPLSSATGFKTQIQNIGQIRNQGIDLELNTTNFNVRDFVWKTNFNIGFNRNKVMELYNGQDIDLGTQRVIVGQPLGTWYMQKWIGVDPQTGGPLWEKLTYDENGNVTARENTSNYNLATRQIVGKSNPNFTGGFTNSLTYKGLSLDVFFNFVQGVQINHALRENLGAEGAYPTVNSIVLRDGESRWEKPGDIATHPLAILGGNLNSNKMSSRYLENGSFIRLRNVRLGYDLPAGWMQRIKLANVHVFVSGDNLFTWTKFSGMDPEVGFDNATAGLAKYFVSKKVLFGINIGL; from the coding sequence ATGAAAAACCTGCGGGATTATGTCCCAAACCTAAACCTGATTATGAGGATCACCTGTGTACAACTGACGCTGCTCCTGATCTTTACCAGCCTTTCGTTCGCCAGTACCGGCGTGGCGCAGGAGCTGCTGAACCGGCCCGTATCGATCGATGTGGAGGAGAAAGACCTGGCGGTGGTGCTGAACCGCATTGCGGAAGTCGCAAAAGTAAAGTTCTCCTATGTTCCTCAGATGGTACGCGGCGAGAAAAAAGTGTCCCTGGTTGCCAGCAAAGAAAGGCTGGAGGTAGTGCTGGACCGGCTGCTCACCCCGCTGGAAATCGATTATAAAGTGTCCGGAGATTACATTGTGCTACGCAAGGAACCCAACAAAAAGGCGTCTTCCGTTGCCCCGCAGGCTGTACCTGCTTTTCGGGCAGAGATCAATATTACCGGAAAGGTGACCGACGAGCAGGGCGAGCCGCTGCCTGGCGTGAGTGTGATCCTCAAAGGTACCCAGCGAGGTACCACCACCAATACGGAAGGTGCCTTCGATTTCGACGTGCCCGACCAGAGCGCGGTGCTGATATTCAGCTTTGTTGGCTATACCGCCCAGGAAGTGAGTGTGGGAAACCGTACCACGCTTTCGGTAAAGCTGTCAGGCGAAGATAAGGCATTGAATGAGGTGGTTGTGGTAGGTTACAGCTCCAAAAACCAAACGCAGCTTTCCAGTTCCGTCTCGGTAGTAAGTGCCGAAAAGCTTAGGGGCGTAACCAGCCCTAATCTGGGAAACCTGTTGCAGGGCAGGGCATCAGGGGTAATGGTATCTGCCTCCACGGGTCAGCCGGGCGCAACTCCGGCGGTAAGGATCAGGGGAAATGGTACCATCAGTGCCGGTGCCGATCCGCTTTATGTGGTCGACGGGGTGATCGGCGGTACAGCCAACCCGAGTGATATTGAGTCGGTTACGATATTGAAAGACGCTGCTGCGACGGGCCTTTATGGTTCGCGTGCCGCAAATGGCGTGATCGTGATCACGACGAAGAGCGGCAAATCGGGCAAAACGAGGATCAATGTGAATACCTCGCTCGGCGTGAGTACTATTTCGCGGGGTAACTTCAAAATGATGAATAGGCAGCAATATTATGATTATACGCGGCCTATTTACGTCAATGATTACAACGGGAAACGCCAGGCATTTATCAATGATCTTTCCAAAACAACCCCTAACCCGACAGAGGATCAGATCAATGCTTTTTTAAAGACAAAAGGGCTTGCTACCTCTCTGGACGCTTATCTGAACACCAACTTTCCAGCCAGCCTGCTCAACTACGATACCGATTGGAGCGACCTTGTTTACAGAAAAGGGGTTACTCAGAACTACGAAGTTTCGGCGTCGGGCGGTGATGAAAAGACGCGGTTTTATATCGGCGGGAATTACTTCAATGAGCAGGGGACGATGACTAATTCGGGGTATAAACGCTTCAATGTAAGGATGAACCTCGATCATCAGATCAACCAAAAGGTGCGGATCTCAGGCAGGCTGAACGGTCGCATGGACTACACCCAGTTTGATTATTCGGGAGAACGCGGCGGCGCGTTTACAACCTTTTACAACCTCCCCACCGACCGGCCTTACAACGACGACGGAAGCATCCGCATCGGAACCGAGCCGGACTGGTTTGGCCGCGATCGTTTCAATTTCCTCTTTCCGATGCAGTACAATTACAGTACCGCCAGGTCAAGCGGTGTGCAGGGGGATTTTGTACTGAATTATGATATCAACGACTGGCTCAGTTTTTCATCTACAAACCGCGTCGACCTGAACAATTCACGGGCGGAGATTTACGACGATCCAAGGACCTTGACAGGCGGTATCCGCAAAGGACTGTTGCGCAACAACCTGCTTTACAGCCAGACTTTATTGAATTCCAATTTGTTCAAGGCTTCCAAAAATTTCGGGGCGCATTCGATCGGCGGGTTGATCGGGGCGGAGTTTCAGGGAAATTACGGCGATTTTACCAATAGCAGCGGCGGAGGTGTTCCTTCGGGGCTGAATGTCATGGACGTTTCAGCCACGCCGGTGGCGATTGCCGGATCGAAAAACCGCAGTGCATTTAACTCGTATTTCACGCAGGCCGACTACAATTACAACAACAAATACTTCGCGACAGCCTCTTTCAGAATGGACGGTTCTTCCAAATTCGGGGAGAATAACCAGTACGGGAATTTCTGGGCTGTGGGTGGTTCGTGGATCGTGACGAACGAAAATTTTATGCCCAAATCCAATACCATCACTTTGCTGAAACTGCGCGGAAGCTATGGCACCACGGGAAATGCTAACATTACAGATTTCATTACGCGGGCGCTTTACAGTTTTTCTACCCAATATGCAGGTACTTCCGGTGCAATTCCAGCCAGGCTTGCGAACCCGGATCTTTCTTGGGAAAAGGCTTATACTACAAACGTGGGGCTGAATATCGGTTTTTTCAACCGCATCGACCTGTCCATCGACGCCTACCAGCGGAATACCAAAAACCTGCTGTTCGACGTGCCGCTTTCGTCGGCAACCGGTTTTAAAACGCAGATACAGAACATCGGCCAGATCAGAAATCAGGGGATTGATCTTGAACTGAACACTACGAATTTCAATGTCAGGGATTTCGTATGGAAAACTAATTTCAATATTGGTTTTAACCGGAATAAAGTGATGGAGCTGTACAACGGTCAGGACATTGATTTGGGTACGCAGCGTGTCATCGTGGGCCAGCCGCTGGGAACCTGGTATATGCAAAAATGGATAGGCGTGGATCCGCAAACCGGCGGGCCGCTCTGGGAAAAGCTGACTTACGATGAGAACGGGAATGTGACCGCGCGCGAAAATACGTCCAACTACAACCTGGCCACCCGTCAGATCGTCGGCAAAAGCAATCCTAATTTCACCGGTGGGTTTACAAATAGTCTGACCTACAAAGGGTTGAGTCTGGATGTTTTCTTCAATTTCGTTCAGGGCGTTCAGATCAACCATGCCTTGAGAGAAAATTTGGGTGCGGAAGGAGCATACCCTACGGTGAATAGCATTGTCTTGAGAGATGGAGAGTCGAGGTGGGAGAAGCCGGGCGACATTGCTACGCATCCTTTGGCTATTCTGGGGGGCAATTTGAATTCCAATAAAATGTCTTCACGCTATCTGGAAAATGGCAGTTTTATCCGTCTGCGCAACGTTCGGCTCGGTTATGACCTGCCTGCGGGCTGGATGCAGCGGATCAAACTGGCGAATGTGCATGTGTTCGTGAGCGGGGATAACCTGTTTACCTGGACCAAGTTTTCAGGGATGGACCCCGAGGTAGGTTTCGACAATGCTACCGCAGGCTTAGCTAAATATTTTGTCAGCAAAAAAGTCCTTTTTGGAATCAATATCGGCCTTTAA
- a CDS encoding RagB/SusD family nutrient uptake outer membrane protein has protein sequence MKKLLLYLHTAALFIVATSCELSLDPYNGKDANTIFATTEGVQTATLGNYSFLKTLDYATFYHFITEYPSDNVTLSGSTGNNFFFAYNYRHLVEMTQTSRFWRRAYEAIYGTNKVIENVEEGKSPETDQLLGENLYLRAMIHFDLVNTFGRPYAQNQGNNPGVMIRKDTEVSALPPRSSVKEVYDFVIADLTKAETLLNSTKNSSFASKEVVQALLSRVYLYMENNEKAIEYADKVIKSGRYKLVDTETYKKFFTLSNESNPETIFAIKHMVVDDLAKEAIGSMYDGTAGLGWGEMYASESYRNLLNKYPNDARQSFVKPAYVKDASGKDVIAARNGIPKYFIFKYSGQDGIQTLSSPIYLRLAEIYLTRAEANAKLGNAKAAIDDVNLIRTRAGLTGTALYSTTDLKGHTSVLNVVLEERRLELSFECLRKFDVFRNNLPMVRNYPGYHLLSGENTQVIQPTDPRVIYFIPQQEIVLNKNLIQNP, from the coding sequence ATGAAAAAATTACTATTATACCTTCATACCGCCGCGCTTTTCATAGTGGCCACTTCCTGTGAGCTTTCGCTGGATCCTTATAACGGTAAGGACGCGAATACCATTTTCGCAACAACCGAGGGCGTTCAAACGGCTACGCTGGGGAATTACAGTTTTTTGAAAACGCTCGATTACGCGACGTTCTACCACTTTATTACAGAGTACCCGAGTGATAATGTGACATTGAGCGGTTCTACCGGAAACAACTTTTTCTTCGCCTATAACTACCGCCATCTCGTGGAAATGACGCAAACGAGCCGGTTCTGGCGACGGGCTTACGAGGCGATTTATGGTACCAATAAGGTCATCGAAAATGTAGAGGAAGGTAAATCGCCCGAAACGGACCAGCTGCTGGGGGAAAACCTGTACCTGCGTGCGATGATCCATTTTGACCTCGTGAACACATTCGGAAGACCTTATGCCCAAAATCAGGGCAACAATCCGGGCGTGATGATCCGGAAGGACACCGAGGTGAGCGCATTGCCGCCGCGCAGCAGCGTGAAAGAGGTATACGATTTTGTAATCGCCGACCTGACCAAAGCTGAAACGCTTCTGAACTCAACCAAAAACAGCAGTTTTGCCTCAAAGGAAGTCGTACAGGCACTTTTGTCGCGCGTGTATTTGTATATGGAAAACAATGAGAAAGCCATTGAATATGCCGATAAGGTGATCAAGTCGGGCAGGTACAAACTGGTGGACACGGAGACTTACAAGAAGTTTTTCACGCTTTCCAACGAAAGTAACCCGGAAACGATTTTTGCGATCAAACACATGGTGGTCGATGATCTTGCCAAAGAGGCGATCGGCTCGATGTATGACGGAACGGCCGGGCTGGGCTGGGGTGAAATGTATGCATCCGAGAGCTACCGGAACCTTTTGAACAAGTATCCGAATGATGCCCGTCAGAGTTTTGTGAAGCCTGCTTATGTGAAAGATGCGTCCGGAAAGGACGTGATTGCGGCCAGGAATGGCATTCCCAAGTATTTTATTTTCAAATATTCGGGACAGGACGGCATACAGACTTTAAGCTCGCCGATTTACCTGCGGCTGGCCGAAATATACCTGACACGGGCGGAAGCCAATGCAAAACTGGGTAATGCAAAAGCGGCCATCGACGATGTAAACCTGATCCGCACCCGCGCAGGACTTACCGGAACTGCATTGTATTCGACGACAGACCTGAAAGGCCATACCTCGGTGCTGAATGTGGTTTTGGAAGAAAGGAGACTGGAATTGTCATTCGAATGCCTCCGCAAATTTGACGTTTTCAGAAACAACCTGCCGATGGTGCGGAACTATCCGGGTTACCATTTACTGAGCGGCGAAAACACGCAGGTAATCCAGCCGACCGACCCAAGAGTGATCTATTTTATCCCGCAACAGGAAATTGTATTGAATAAAAACCTGATACAAAACCCGTAA
- a CDS encoding sulfatase family protein — translation MILLKKHIWLALLLFPVLAAIQIQKGEKHAPAKRPNILFCIADDASFRHMGAYGLSNGWVKTPGFDRVAKNGILFTNAFTPNAKCSPSRACILTGRNPWQLEAAGNHVPYFPEKFATWVEELGANGYKTGYTGKGWAPGDMGKKNGVPRLLTGKNYSEIKMASPTKAISPNNYAANLEVFLKEKTGDEPFCFWYGGHEPHRVYEYGTGAALGKKKITDIDRVPAYWPDNETVRNDMLDYAYEVEYFDQHLQKMLNILEEKGELDNTIVIVTSDNGMPFPRTKGHVYEYDNHLPLAIMWKSGLKNPGRKVDDLVSFIDLAPTFLEASGITSKSSMQVQGKSLMSLITSPKSGRIDPKRNFVLLGKERTDVGRPRDEGYPVRGIVKDNMILSINYEPDRWPAGNPETGYLDTDGSPTKTEIINEKREGKSSKLWDLSFGKKGAEELYDIAKDPDAMKNLANDPKYAQVKAALKKQMEQELKIQKDPRMFGNGAVFDQYPYAEPATRNFYERFMKGEKMKAGWVNESDFEKAVK, via the coding sequence ATGATTCTCTTAAAAAAACACATTTGGCTGGCATTGCTGCTTTTTCCAGTTCTGGCGGCGATCCAGATCCAGAAAGGTGAGAAGCATGCTCCGGCGAAAAGGCCGAACATCCTCTTTTGCATTGCCGACGATGCGTCGTTCAGGCACATGGGCGCTTACGGACTTTCCAATGGTTGGGTCAAAACGCCGGGTTTTGACCGGGTTGCGAAGAATGGAATTTTATTTACCAATGCATTTACTCCGAATGCAAAATGTTCACCTTCAAGAGCTTGTATTCTCACAGGTCGGAATCCGTGGCAACTGGAAGCTGCCGGAAACCATGTTCCTTATTTCCCTGAAAAGTTTGCGACCTGGGTGGAAGAGCTGGGTGCAAATGGCTATAAAACAGGTTATACCGGCAAAGGCTGGGCGCCGGGCGATATGGGGAAAAAGAATGGTGTCCCGCGACTTTTGACCGGTAAAAATTACAGTGAGATCAAAATGGCCTCGCCGACAAAAGCCATTTCACCCAACAACTACGCCGCCAATCTGGAAGTGTTTTTGAAAGAAAAAACGGGTGACGAACCTTTCTGTTTCTGGTACGGCGGCCACGAGCCGCACCGGGTTTACGAGTACGGCACCGGCGCTGCATTGGGCAAAAAGAAGATCACCGACATCGACCGGGTACCCGCCTACTGGCCGGATAATGAGACCGTCCGCAACGATATGCTCGACTATGCGTACGAGGTCGAATATTTTGACCAGCATCTTCAAAAAATGCTGAACATACTGGAAGAAAAAGGAGAGCTCGACAATACGATCGTTATCGTCACTTCCGATAATGGAATGCCGTTTCCACGCACCAAAGGCCATGTTTATGAGTACGACAACCATTTGCCGCTCGCGATTATGTGGAAAAGCGGACTTAAAAATCCCGGCAGAAAAGTCGACGACCTGGTGAGTTTTATTGATCTCGCGCCTACCTTCCTGGAAGCATCGGGCATTACTTCAAAAAGCAGCATGCAGGTTCAGGGGAAATCGTTAATGTCCCTGATCACTTCGCCTAAAAGTGGCCGGATCGATCCGAAACGCAATTTTGTATTACTTGGAAAGGAACGTACCGACGTGGGCAGGCCGCGCGATGAGGGTTATCCGGTGCGTGGGATCGTGAAGGATAACATGATTTTATCGATTAACTACGAGCCCGATCGCTGGCCGGCGGGAAATCCGGAAACAGGGTATCTGGATACGGACGGAAGCCCGACAAAAACGGAGATTATCAATGAAAAACGGGAGGGTAAAAGCTCGAAATTGTGGGATTTGTCTTTCGGGAAAAAAGGGGCAGAAGAGCTGTATGACATTGCAAAAGATCCCGATGCAATGAAAAACCTGGCAAATGATCCGAAGTATGCGCAGGTAAAAGCTGCGCTTAAAAAGCAAATGGAGCAGGAGTTGAAAATTCAGAAAGATCCGCGCATGTTTGGCAACGGCGCTGTTTTTGACCAATATCCCTATGCAGAACCCGCTACCCGGAATTTTTACGAACGATTTATGAAAGGTGAAAAAATGAAGGCCGGCTGGGTGAATGAGTCGGATTTTGAAAAAGCTGTAAAATGA